From one Candidatus Methanoplasma termitum genomic stretch:
- a CDS encoding indolepyruvate oxidoreductase subunit beta gives MRYTVQIVGVGGQGVLLASMVLGTAAMRGGHEVSMSEIHGMAQRGGSVISTLRFGDDVISPLESTGGADLIMGFEPVETCRYLSLGNKKTFVLMNLDPTYPSMVAAGFEEYPAIQGLVDSVKKITPNLKTIEATKVAVSAGKAIAANAVMIGAVAAVKGFPLKKELLKEVLLETVPEKSKDLNSKAFDMGYELI, from the coding sequence ATGAGATACACAGTGCAGATCGTAGGAGTCGGCGGGCAGGGTGTGCTTCTGGCATCCATGGTGCTTGGCACAGCGGCAATGAGGGGCGGACACGAAGTATCCATGAGCGAGATCCACGGGATGGCCCAAAGAGGAGGCAGCGTGATATCCACACTTCGTTTCGGCGATGATGTGATCAGTCCTCTCGAATCGACGGGCGGGGCGGATCTAATCATGGGATTCGAGCCGGTGGAGACATGCAGATATCTCAGTCTCGGGAACAAGAAGACATTCGTTCTTATGAACCTGGATCCGACGTACCCATCGATGGTCGCGGCCGGATTCGAAGAGTACCCTGCCATTCAGGGACTTGTGGACTCGGTGAAGAAGATCACTCCGAATCTCAAAACGATCGAAGCAACGAAAGTTGCTGTATCAGCCGGTAAAGCGATCGCGGCAAATGCGGTGATGATCGGCGCCGTCGCGGCGGTGAAAGGATTCCCGCTGAAGAAGGAACTCCTGAAAGAGGTCCTGCTGGAGACCGTGCCGGAGAAATCTAAGGATCTGAATTCGAAAGCCTTCGATATGGGTTACGAACTTATCTGA
- a CDS encoding ribbon-helix-helix domain-containing protein, translating into MGEMEESITIRMGKEDTQTMDDFMVEIGVKSRSRFIRDAIIGYINLKKEGANGAGNGIFVRFKEVQMEAIRLMVEQGVAFDEEEFVRKCTMDRIVTKESEVEAANRALAMAQKTSAMK; encoded by the coding sequence ATGGGAGAGATGGAAGAATCGATCACGATCAGGATGGGAAAAGAAGACACCCAAACAATGGATGACTTCATGGTCGAGATAGGAGTAAAAAGTCGCTCCCGTTTCATCAGGGACGCGATCATTGGCTACATAAACCTGAAAAAGGAGGGTGCCAACGGTGCGGGAAACGGGATCTTCGTCCGTTTCAAAGAGGTACAGATGGAAGCCATCAGACTGATGGTGGAACAAGGCGTTGCCTTCGATGAAGAGGAGTTCGTCAGGAAATGCACGATGGACAGAATTGTCACAAAGGAGTCCGAAGTGGAAGCTGCGAACCGCGCTTTGGCGATGGCGCAAAAGACCTCAGCGATGAAATGA
- the leuS gene encoding leucine--tRNA ligase translates to MSGYSEMEGKWQAEWSKNKLDRANTELGKPKFMLIFAYPGVTGFLHVGHLRGYTYVDAIGRYKRMTGYNVMFPVGTHATGNGAITLASRVANKDEDFIEYLLRNGCPKEKLNDLKDPMKVVDYFNEVYVNDYWKRFGFLADWRRFTCTLYPDYTKFIQWQFKKLNEQNLLIQKPYYSPTCPVHGPVAVDASETDISKGGNAEVQEYTLLKFKHGKEYLVAATLRPETVYGQVCFWVNPDVEYTRIKKGGETWIVSKPAAEKLQLQKDGVTILSPISGKDMIGWTCEAPMLHKKVPVLPASFSDPNVGSGLVTSVPSDAPDDWISLEALKTDTALAKRYGLSKELLDSVIPVSIISIEGYGEFPAQDIIKKMGITQPGDPRLDEAKKQVYKDGYHMGRMKDICGKYGGMRVEEAKDKMKQAMIDSGEAELFFDLTEEVVCRCGQPVRVKRIDDQWFINYGDESLTERTDKHCYDMEIYPPEFYENVHSTLKWFRERACVRQGNWLGTKFPYDEKWIIEAISDSTLYPLYYIISIYANEKKIVPENMTEEFFDHVVLGKGDVRTVSKNTGVSEDLLKKIRRDVKYWYPLDINLGGKEHMTVHFPVYLFNHSAILPDDMLPKGIIVNWYITGKKNKISKSKGGAQPIPGAVEQFGVDALRLYYAHVASMFVDVEWSEDIVITYRQRLDRIMGTVEELLSSGTGDKKEIDRWLISRFNGYSASARAAMEKYDLRQMATAVYFEMLNDIKWYGRRGGKNKETISEALRIWISMMTPITPHTAEEMWSRAGFKGLVSSSQLPEPGMTSSSAEYGEGLIRDVMSDITQIKKVTSAEPKRIFLYTTPSWKTNVMKMGLEMTEEGKLDIPTLTKKCMADEELRKNGKAVTEFVKKVVTDLSRSSSSSKRDMIEMDEYSLLTSAKDFLKEELGAEVDVFSADDEKAYDPQNKSRAAVPGRPAIYLE, encoded by the coding sequence ATGTCCGGTTACAGTGAAATGGAAGGAAAATGGCAAGCGGAATGGTCAAAGAACAAACTCGACCGGGCGAACACGGAACTCGGAAAACCCAAATTCATGCTCATATTCGCTTATCCCGGAGTTACGGGATTCCTTCATGTCGGACACCTCAGAGGTTACACATACGTTGATGCCATCGGCAGATACAAGCGCATGACCGGATACAACGTCATGTTCCCGGTGGGCACTCACGCGACCGGTAACGGCGCCATAACTCTTGCTTCAAGGGTCGCGAACAAAGATGAGGATTTCATAGAATATCTTTTAAGGAACGGCTGCCCGAAGGAGAAACTGAACGATCTGAAGGACCCGATGAAAGTGGTCGATTATTTCAACGAGGTCTATGTGAACGATTACTGGAAGAGATTCGGATTCCTTGCCGACTGGAGAAGGTTCACGTGCACTTTGTATCCCGATTACACAAAATTCATTCAGTGGCAGTTCAAAAAGCTGAATGAACAGAATCTACTGATCCAAAAACCGTATTACTCCCCGACCTGCCCGGTACACGGACCTGTCGCGGTGGATGCTTCCGAAACGGACATCTCGAAAGGCGGCAACGCCGAGGTCCAGGAATATACCCTTTTAAAGTTCAAACACGGAAAAGAGTACTTGGTCGCTGCCACGCTCAGGCCGGAGACCGTTTACGGTCAGGTATGTTTCTGGGTGAACCCCGACGTGGAATACACCAGGATAAAGAAAGGCGGCGAGACCTGGATCGTTTCCAAACCGGCGGCGGAGAAACTTCAGCTGCAGAAGGACGGCGTGACGATATTGTCTCCCATATCCGGAAAGGACATGATCGGATGGACGTGCGAGGCGCCTATGCTGCATAAGAAAGTTCCGGTACTTCCCGCATCGTTCTCCGATCCGAACGTGGGAAGCGGGCTGGTGACATCGGTACCTTCCGACGCCCCCGACGACTGGATATCGCTGGAAGCTTTGAAGACCGATACCGCTCTCGCAAAGAGATACGGCCTGTCCAAAGAACTTCTCGATTCTGTTATTCCCGTTTCCATAATATCGATCGAAGGTTACGGAGAATTCCCCGCTCAGGACATCATAAAAAAGATGGGGATAACTCAGCCGGGGGATCCGAGACTCGACGAAGCTAAAAAGCAGGTGTACAAGGACGGCTACCATATGGGCCGCATGAAGGACATCTGCGGGAAATACGGAGGGATGAGGGTCGAGGAGGCCAAGGACAAGATGAAGCAGGCGATGATCGATTCCGGGGAGGCGGAATTGTTCTTCGATCTCACCGAGGAGGTGGTCTGCAGGTGCGGACAGCCCGTAAGAGTGAAAAGGATCGACGATCAATGGTTCATCAACTACGGTGACGAGAGCCTTACGGAAAGGACCGACAAACACTGCTATGACATGGAGATCTATCCTCCGGAATTCTACGAGAATGTTCATTCCACTCTCAAATGGTTCAGGGAACGCGCGTGCGTGAGACAAGGCAACTGGCTGGGGACGAAGTTCCCCTATGATGAGAAATGGATCATCGAAGCAATATCGGATTCGACGCTTTATCCTCTGTATTATATCATCTCGATCTATGCGAATGAGAAAAAGATAGTTCCAGAGAACATGACTGAAGAATTCTTCGATCATGTGGTACTGGGCAAGGGAGATGTAAGGACCGTATCAAAGAACACCGGCGTTTCCGAAGACCTATTGAAAAAGATACGCAGGGACGTGAAATACTGGTACCCGCTGGACATCAACCTCGGCGGGAAAGAACATATGACTGTGCATTTCCCCGTTTATCTGTTCAACCACAGTGCGATACTTCCCGATGATATGCTGCCGAAGGGTATCATTGTCAATTGGTACATCACCGGAAAAAAGAACAAGATCTCCAAATCCAAGGGCGGTGCGCAGCCGATACCGGGAGCCGTAGAGCAGTTCGGCGTCGATGCGCTCAGACTGTACTATGCGCATGTTGCGTCCATGTTCGTGGATGTCGAGTGGAGCGAGGACATCGTCATCACGTACAGACAAAGGCTGGACAGGATAATGGGCACCGTTGAAGAGCTGCTCTCATCGGGCACCGGTGATAAGAAGGAGATCGACAGATGGCTGATATCCAGATTCAACGGCTATTCCGCTTCCGCAAGGGCGGCGATGGAAAAATACGACCTCAGGCAGATGGCCACCGCAGTCTACTTTGAAATGCTGAACGACATAAAATGGTACGGCAGGAGAGGCGGGAAGAATAAAGAGACCATTTCTGAGGCGTTGAGGATCTGGATCTCCATGATGACGCCGATCACCCCCCACACCGCAGAAGAGATGTGGAGCAGGGCGGGATTCAAAGGATTGGTCTCATCCTCGCAGCTTCCCGAGCCGGGCATGACGTCGAGCTCCGCCGAATACGGCGAAGGATTGATCAGAGATGTAATGTCAGACATTACCCAGATCAAAAAGGTCACGTCCGCGGAACCGAAGAGGATATTCCTCTACACTACCCCTTCATGGAAAACGAATGTCATGAAGATGGGTCTGGAAATGACGGAGGAAGGTAAACTCGACATACCCACACTGACAAAGAAGTGCATGGCGGACGAGGAGCTCAGAAAGAACGGCAAGGCCGTAACGGAATTCGTTAAGAAAGTTGTTACAGATCTATCCAGATCGTCTTCCTCATCGAAGAGGGATATGATCGAAATGGATGAGTACTCATTGCTGACCTCGGCGAAGGATTTCCTGAAAGAAGAGCTCGGTGCGGAGGTCGACGTGTTCTCGGCAGACGATGAAAAAGCGTACGATCCGCAGAACAAGTCAAGGGCCGCTGTACCTGGGAGACCGGCGATTTATCTTGAATGA
- a CDS encoding nucleotidyltransferase family protein — protein sequence MSSADTGCNVTLDELKEIIAPIAEKYDMIRVYLFGSRARGDCN from the coding sequence ATGAGCTCCGCAGACACAGGCTGTAATGTCACTCTCGATGAATTAAAGGAGATAATCGCACCTATCGCCGAAAAATACGACATGATCCGCGTATATTTATTTGGGTCGAGAGCACGCGGGGACTGCAATTAG
- a CDS encoding UbiX family flavin prenyltransferase yields the protein MVAITGASGSIYGVRLLRELPGEKILVMSKAAKMILPEEMGMSVEQAEAMADKVFDDDDLFASISSGSYHYDCLFVAPCSESSVAKFASGISDTLISRAVAVSIKEGRKVILVVRETPKSAIMLENELKLARCGVVIMDANPGFYPKPGSVEDMVDFVVGKCLDRVGIDHNLYKRWE from the coding sequence GTGGTAGCGATCACAGGCGCCTCGGGCAGTATCTATGGGGTACGCCTCCTCCGAGAGCTTCCCGGAGAGAAGATATTGGTGATGTCCAAGGCCGCAAAGATGATCCTTCCCGAAGAGATGGGGATGTCCGTCGAACAAGCGGAAGCGATGGCTGACAAGGTCTTCGATGACGATGATCTATTCGCTTCCATTTCCTCCGGATCTTACCATTACGATTGTTTGTTCGTTGCTCCGTGCAGCGAGTCCTCTGTGGCAAAATTCGCATCCGGGATATCCGATACTCTGATATCCAGGGCGGTAGCGGTCAGCATCAAGGAAGGCAGAAAGGTCATTCTGGTCGTAAGAGAGACGCCGAAGAGTGCGATTATGCTGGAAAATGAGTTGAAACTTGCAAGGTGCGGCGTAGTGATAATGGATGCCAATCCGGGATTCTATCCCAAGCCTGGGTCTGTGGAAGATATGGTCGACTTCGTCGTTGGGAAATGTTTGGACAGGGTCGGGATAGATCATAACCTATACAAGAGATGGGAATGA
- a CDS encoding beta-CASP ribonuclease aCPSF1: protein MNPDRIFENLREEVEKLIPKEMNVSAIAFEGSVVVIYTTEYDKFSGNDELPRTLAQNLRRRVDIRPDPTTLEDTETVREKILSMIPGSAEVFDVNFIEETGEAIIEAINPNEVLGKEGQLLSDIKKESGWNVKVIRAPPIPSKTVSDVRGYIRTYQDDRHKMLKSVARNLVRPAMLGDQWVRITTMGGFRQVGRSASLLTTRDSKILIDCGLDPSSDATPYFGIPEVQPLEKIDAVVVTHAHMDHCGTLPALYKYGYEGPVYCTPPTRDLMALLQLDNIKLGFGEAKKQQYEAQHVRKEIMHTITLKYNETTDIAPDVRLTFHNAGHILGSAIAHFHIGDGLHNVAFSGDTKYEKTWLFNPANNRFPRLETLVIESTYGGHNDVQPSRVDASEEMKEILKQAAELGGKVLIPVFAVGRSQEVMLVIEELMRTGKIPQMNVYLDGMIWEATAIHTAYPEYLNSQLRTQIFQQNENPFLSPIFKRVETSIMREEICHSPDSCIVLATSGMMAGGPVMEYFKEWADDAKNTLIFVGYQSEGSLGRTIQRGRQDITLNSKGKQIDLDIKMNRVTVDGFSGHSDRKQLMKYIQSLEPKPSKIIIGHGEDRKCTDLASSIYKKFNIETKAPLNLETIRLR, encoded by the coding sequence ATGAACCCGGATAGAATATTTGAGAACCTAAGGGAAGAAGTAGAGAAGCTGATACCAAAGGAAATGAACGTATCGGCGATAGCCTTCGAGGGCTCCGTGGTCGTGATCTATACAACGGAATACGACAAATTCTCCGGAAACGACGAACTGCCGAGGACCCTCGCCCAGAACCTGAGGAGAAGAGTGGACATAAGGCCGGACCCGACCACATTGGAGGACACCGAAACGGTAAGGGAGAAGATCCTCTCCATGATACCGGGATCGGCAGAGGTCTTTGACGTCAATTTCATCGAGGAGACAGGCGAAGCGATAATCGAGGCGATAAATCCCAACGAGGTTCTCGGGAAAGAAGGCCAGCTGCTGTCAGACATAAAGAAAGAATCGGGTTGGAATGTAAAGGTGATCAGGGCACCCCCCATACCGTCAAAGACCGTTTCCGATGTCAGAGGATACATACGCACATATCAGGACGACAGGCACAAGATGCTGAAATCAGTCGCAAGGAACCTCGTCAGGCCAGCTATGCTGGGGGATCAGTGGGTAAGAATAACGACCATGGGCGGATTCAGGCAGGTAGGCAGGTCCGCATCGCTTTTGACGACTAGGGACAGCAAGATCCTCATCGACTGCGGTCTCGATCCGAGCAGCGACGCCACCCCCTATTTCGGGATACCGGAAGTGCAGCCGTTGGAAAAGATTGATGCTGTGGTCGTCACACACGCGCATATGGACCACTGCGGAACGCTACCAGCACTCTATAAGTATGGATATGAAGGGCCGGTCTACTGTACACCACCAACGAGAGATCTTATGGCACTTCTCCAGCTTGACAACATCAAACTCGGGTTCGGCGAGGCGAAGAAACAGCAGTACGAGGCTCAGCACGTGCGCAAAGAGATAATGCACACCATCACACTCAAATACAACGAAACGACCGACATCGCACCCGATGTAAGGTTGACATTCCATAACGCAGGACACATCCTCGGTTCCGCGATAGCTCATTTCCACATCGGCGACGGATTGCACAACGTCGCTTTTTCCGGAGACACGAAATACGAGAAGACATGGCTTTTCAATCCCGCCAACAACAGGTTCCCGAGGTTGGAGACGTTGGTCATAGAATCGACATACGGCGGCCACAACGACGTGCAGCCGTCCAGGGTGGACGCATCGGAAGAGATGAAAGAGATCCTGAAGCAGGCCGCAGAACTCGGCGGGAAAGTACTCATCCCAGTGTTCGCGGTGGGAAGGTCCCAGGAGGTCATGCTGGTTATCGAGGAGCTCATGCGCACGGGAAAGATCCCCCAGATGAACGTCTATCTCGACGGAATGATATGGGAGGCGACGGCGATCCACACCGCATACCCGGAATATCTGAACAGTCAGCTTAGGACGCAGATATTCCAGCAGAACGAGAATCCCTTCCTGTCGCCGATATTCAAGAGGGTGGAGACCTCCATAATGAGAGAGGAGATCTGCCACTCGCCCGACTCCTGCATAGTGTTGGCGACAAGCGGTATGATGGCCGGCGGCCCCGTGATGGAATACTTCAAAGAATGGGCGGATGACGCAAAGAACACCCTGATATTCGTCGGATACCAATCGGAAGGAAGTCTGGGAAGAACGATACAGAGAGGGCGTCAGGACATAACTCTAAACAGCAAGGGCAAGCAGATAGACCTGGACATAAAGATGAACCGCGTCACGGTCGACGGATTCTCGGGACATTCCGACCGTAAGCAGTTGATGAAGTATATCCAATCCCTCGAACCTAAGCCGAGCAAGATAATAATCGGCCACGGGGAGGACAGGAAATGTACGGATCTGGCATCATCCATATACAAGAAATTCAACATCGAGACGAAAGCGCCGCTGAACCTTGAGACAATAAGATTAAGGTGA
- a CDS encoding proteasome subunit beta, with translation MSNEETIELGEYTIRTLPPEVSGSEETLKTGTTTIGMKIKDGVILASDQRATMSHMIAHSNVQKVYPLADNLGMTIAGVVGDAQLMVRFIQSEVSIYSMKRGSPMSVKAAATLVANVMRNGFYLGLIVGGHDSTGGHVFSVDGAGGYIEDNYMSIGSGSTFAMGSLEASFKKNMSKKEAIDVAITALNSSRRRDSGSGDGMLISYIGPKGYEEIPQESIKARCEELGFAYPN, from the coding sequence ATGAGCAACGAGGAAACAATTGAACTTGGAGAGTATACAATCAGGACCTTGCCTCCGGAAGTATCCGGCAGCGAGGAGACGCTTAAGACCGGAACGACCACCATCGGTATGAAGATAAAAGACGGTGTGATCCTCGCGTCCGACCAGAGAGCGACAATGAGCCACATGATCGCACACAGCAATGTTCAAAAGGTCTACCCGCTCGCAGACAACCTCGGAATGACGATCGCCGGAGTAGTAGGCGACGCTCAGTTGATGGTAAGGTTCATTCAGAGCGAAGTTTCCATCTATTCGATGAAAAGAGGATCCCCGATGTCCGTCAAAGCGGCGGCGACACTCGTCGCCAACGTCATGCGCAACGGATTCTATCTCGGACTGATAGTGGGCGGCCACGACTCCACCGGCGGCCATGTGTTCAGCGTCGACGGTGCCGGAGGATACATCGAGGACAACTACATGTCGATAGGTTCCGGCTCTACGTTCGCAATGGGTTCCCTTGAAGCCTCGTTCAAAAAGAACATGAGTAAAAAAGAAGCAATAGATGTTGCAATTACAGCGCTAAACTCTTCCAGGAGGAGGGACAGCGGATCGGGGGACGGCATGCTCATCTCATACATCGGGCCGAAAGGCTACGAGGAGATACCCCAGGAAAGCATCAAAGCAAGATGCGAAGAACTCGGATTCGCATATCCGAACTAA